Proteins from a single region of Campylobacter sputorum:
- a CDS encoding MacB family efflux pump subunit, with the protein MSLLKLVNICKNFGTAKNPTKVLKNISLEINSGEFIAIIGQSGSGKSTLMNILGCLDIPSSGEYYIDNNLISNFDKDKLALLRRKKFGFIFQRYNLLSGINATENVALPAVYAGINYDKRIKRAKELLENLNLSHRLTYYPSELSGGQQQRISIARSLMNGGEIILADEPTGALDSKSGELVLKILEDLHKIGHTIILVTHDLGVANHAKRIIEIKDGEIIKDENKNENENFVQKNIDKIDSKNSLFAIKDMFVESFKMAVGAILSHKLRSLLTMLGIIIGIASVVSVVAIGKGSQEKILADINAMGTNTITIFPGKSFGDMRANNVRSLSISDTRLLNKQSYVMSVTPNTSTNGTLTFRNLSYTGSLRGGNEQSINVNGLKLEDGRFLDKNDVVNSASVVVIDSNTKNNFFPNSNPIGKVLLFNKQPLKIIGVLEPNDNFGDAETLRIYAPYTTVINKITGDRNINSITIRIKDNVNMQLAQFAITELISTKHGKQDFFIRNSDSIRQTVESATGTMRILISAVALISLIVGGIGVMNIMLVSVTERTKEIGLKMAIGAKSRDILMQFLVEAILICVIGGIFGLMLSFGIGFIFMYFVSSFAMAYSITSIIVALISSMFIGIIFGFMPAKNAANLNPIDALSRE; encoded by the coding sequence TTGAGTTTATTAAAACTTGTTAATATTTGTAAAAATTTTGGAACAGCCAAAAATCCAACAAAAGTTTTAAAAAATATAAGCTTAGAAATAAATAGTGGAGAATTTATCGCTATAATTGGTCAATCTGGCTCAGGAAAATCAACACTTATGAATATTTTAGGTTGTCTTGATATCCCAAGTAGTGGCGAATATTATATAGATAATAATCTTATATCAAATTTTGACAAAGATAAATTAGCACTTTTAAGAAGAAAAAAATTTGGCTTTATTTTTCAAAGATACAATCTTCTTTCTGGTATCAATGCTACCGAAAATGTAGCACTTCCTGCTGTTTATGCTGGTATTAATTATGATAAAAGAATCAAAAGAGCAAAAGAGCTTTTAGAAAATTTAAATCTTTCTCATAGGCTAACATATTATCCAAGTGAGCTTAGTGGCGGACAACAACAGCGTATAAGCATAGCAAGATCGCTTATGAATGGTGGAGAGATTATTTTAGCTGATGAACCAACTGGCGCCCTTGATTCTAAAAGTGGAGAACTTGTTTTAAAAATACTTGAAGATTTGCATAAAATTGGTCACACTATCATACTTGTAACGCATGATTTAGGGGTTGCAAATCATGCAAAAAGAATTATAGAAATAAAAGATGGCGAGATTATAAAAGATGAAAATAAAAACGAAAATGAAAATTTTGTCCAAAAAAATATTGATAAAATAGATAGTAAAAATTCTTTATTTGCCATAAAAGATATGTTTGTTGAGTCATTTAAAATGGCAGTAGGAGCTATTTTATCTCATAAATTAAGATCACTTCTTACTATGCTTGGAATTATAATAGGCATAGCATCCGTTGTTTCTGTAGTTGCTATAGGCAAAGGTTCTCAAGAAAAAATACTAGCTGATATCAATGCAATGGGAACAAATACTATAACCATTTTTCCTGGCAAAAGTTTTGGTGATATGAGGGCAAATAATGTTAGGAGTTTAAGTATCAGCGATACAAGACTTTTAAATAAACAAAGTTATGTAATGAGTGTTACGCCAAATACATCTACAAACGGAACTTTAACTTTTCGCAATTTATCTTATACAGGCTCACTTCGTGGCGGGAACGAACAGAGTATAAATGTAAATGGTTTGAAGTTGGAAGATGGGAGATTTTTAGATAAAAACGATGTTGTAAACAGTGCTTCTGTTGTTGTGATAGATAGCAATACAAAAAATAATTTTTTCCCAAACTCAAATCCTATCGGTAAAGTTTTGCTTTTTAATAAACAACCATTAAAGATTATTGGGGTTTTAGAGCCAAATGATAACTTTGGAGACGCCGAAACATTACGTATTTACGCACCTTATACTACGGTTATAAATAAAATAACAGGAGATAGAAATATAAACTCAATTACCATAAGAATAAAAGATAATGTAAATATGCAACTGGCTCAATTTGCCATCACTGAATTAATATCTACAAAGCACGGAAAACAGGATTTTTTTATAAGAAACTCAGATAGTATACGACAAACCGTAGAAAGTGCAACAGGAACTATGAGAATTCTTATATCCGCAGTTGCTCTTATCTCACTTATAGTTGGTGGAATTGGTGTTATGAATATAATGCTTGTTTCTGTTACAGAGCGAACAAAAGAAATTGGACTTAAAATGGCAATAGGTGCGAAAAGTAGAGACATACTTATGCAGTTTTTAGTTGAAGCTATTTTAATATGTGTAATAGGTGGTATTTTTGGCTTAATGCTATCTTTTGGAATAGGTTTTATTTTTATGTATTTTGTATCTTCTTTTGCGATGGCATATTCCATAACTTCTATCATAGTAGCACTTATATCTTCTATGTTTATAGGCATTATTTTTGGTTTTATGCCTGCAAAAAATGCAGCAAATTTAAACCCAATAGATGCACTTTCAAGGGAATAA
- a CDS encoding efflux RND transporter periplasmic adaptor subunit, with protein MKKTIKYIILFAILIAVGYGIYAKFIKKEEKIEFITTNVKRGDIVKSVEATGKIYPKDSVDLGAQVSGQIKKLYVEIGDIVKKGDMIAEIDDIKQKNKIDDLKASLSIFKAKLNSANIAKEVAENKYKRELDLYKANATSKENLEKTKDELSLAKASLTEIQEQIKQTEISLYTAQTDLGYTKIVSSLDGVVISIPVKEGQTVNATQTTPTIAKIANLNTLEVRVEVPEGDINSVKIGQKVKFGTLGDINLDYNATISSIDPADKTYSDENSDIKGSSASANSSNAAVYYYAKYYIENDNNYFKIGMTIENSIIINNAKNVLMVPSITIKNDENSHFVLLKDEQNDVKKVGVEVGLSDGINTQIISGLKEGDEVITNKLSAKELENLIENRKMRIR; from the coding sequence ATGAAAAAAACTATCAAATATATTATTTTGTTTGCTATTTTAATAGCGGTTGGATATGGAATTTATGCTAAATTTATAAAAAAAGAAGAAAAAATTGAGTTTATAACTACAAATGTAAAAAGAGGCGATATAGTTAAAAGCGTAGAAGCAACAGGCAAAATTTATCCAAAAGATAGCGTTGATCTTGGTGCTCAAGTTTCAGGACAGATAAAAAAACTATATGTTGAGATTGGCGATATAGTGAAAAAAGGCGATATGATTGCTGAAATTGATGATATAAAGCAAAAAAATAAGATTGATGACCTAAAAGCGTCTCTTAGTATATTTAAAGCAAAATTAAACTCAGCAAATATAGCAAAAGAAGTAGCTGAAAATAAATATAAAAGAGAGTTAGATTTATACAAAGCAAATGCAACTTCAAAAGAAAATTTAGAAAAGACAAAAGATGAATTAAGTTTGGCTAAAGCAAGCCTAACCGAAATTCAAGAGCAGATTAAACAAACCGAAATTTCGCTTTATACTGCTCAAACTGATTTAGGTTACACAAAAATAGTTTCTTCTCTTGATGGAGTTGTGATATCAATACCTGTTAAAGAAGGCCAGACTGTAAATGCCACGCAAACAACTCCTACTATAGCAAAAATTGCTAATTTAAATACATTAGAAGTAAGAGTTGAAGTTCCAGAAGGCGATATAAATAGTGTTAAAATCGGGCAAAAAGTAAAATTTGGAACTCTTGGAGATATAAATTTAGATTATAATGCAACTATATCAAGTATAGATCCTGCAGATAAAACATATAGTGATGAAAATTCTGATATAAAAGGCAGTTCTGCTTCCGCAAATAGCTCAAATGCCGCTGTGTATTATTATGCAAAATATTATATAGAAAATGATAATAATTATTTTAAAATAGGCATGACTATAGAAAATTCAATTATTATAAATAATGCCAAAAATGTTTTAATGGTTCCTTCCATAACTATAAAAAATGATGAAAATTCGCATTTTGTTTTATTAAAAGATGAACAAAATGATGTAAAAAAAGTTGGCGTCGAAGTAGGTCTTAGTGATGGTATAAATACACAGATAATATCTGGATTAAAAGAAGGTGATGAGGTTATAACAAACAAGCTTAGTGCTAAAGAGTTGGAAAATTTAATTGAAAATAGAAAAATGAGAATAAGGTAA